In one window of Musa acuminata AAA Group cultivar baxijiao chromosome BXJ3-2, Cavendish_Baxijiao_AAA, whole genome shotgun sequence DNA:
- the LOC135631615 gene encoding BTB/POZ domain-containing protein At2g46260-like: MATTQLCSLCALSILPLVSIKLIDPTEKVKLMLKVGWTVEWSPDDVMLNYRVTAEGEEVITSINRNFKFAFNCPNFSDRVLRIEVVGKPPEGEVSIERNTHQKRQSDDDITEKGDDSDLVLRVNSIYVNSAILAVRSPFFFKLFTTGMKESHQQRHVTLRINTSEEEAALMELVSFMYYKKLSSTSPALLVDVLIAADKFEVASCVWYCVQRLMELPMTTKSALQYLNLPSRVSSMTPAVQYLADDAKLYLSNRNRDNTNMDSSDLEI; encoded by the exons ATGGCGACAACGCAACTCTGCTCCCTCTGTGCTCTCTCGATTTTGCCTCTAGTTTCTATTAAGCTAATTGATCCCACAGAAAAAGTAAAATTAATGTTGAAAGTTGGGTGGACGGTGGAATGGAGTCCCGACGATGTAATGTTGAATTATCGAGTCACGGCCGAGGGGGAGGAGGTCATAACGAGCATAAACCGCAACTTCAAATTCGCCTTCAACTGTCCCAACTTCTCCGATCGCGTGCTCCGCATCGAGGTCGTGGGGAAGCCTCCCGAGGGTGAGGTTAGCATCGAGCGGAACACCCATCAGAAGCGGCAAAGTGATGATGACATCACAGAGAAAG GTGATGATTCTGATCTTGTCCTCAGAGTCAATTCCATCTACGTTAATTCTGCTATACTTGCTGTAAGAAGCCCTTTCTTCTTCAAG CTTTTCACGACTGGCATGAAAGAATCTCATCAGCAGCGGCATGTAACTTTGAGAATCAACACATCAG AGGAAGAAGCCGCTCTCATGGAGCTCGTAAGTTTTATGTACTATAAAAAGTTGTCATCTACCTCACCCGCCCTCCTCGTAGATGTGTTGATCGCAGCTGACAAGTTTGAGGTCGCTTCTTGCGTGTGGTATTGTGTTCAGCGGCTTATGGAATTACCTATGACCACAAAGTCTGCACTACAATATCTGAATCTCCCTTCTCGTGTTTCCAGTATGACCCCAGCAGTCCAGTATTTGGCAGACGATGCCAAGTTGTACCTTTCCAATCGGAATAGGGACAACACTAATATGGATAGTAGTGATTTAGAAATATAA